One genomic region from Kineobactrum salinum encodes:
- the relA gene encoding GTP diphosphokinase yields the protein MVRVREQSHLSANGEINLDRWLAQLPVIHSEEEQAVLLEACCLAREAGTVSGRDLPDWARESDCFVTGLDIAQILAELHVDTQCLVAGVLYRAVREERLTLEMVGERFGPGVPHLIGGVLRMAAISDLRTQTDSPVLGQAHGQKDNIRKMLVALVDDVRVALIKLAERTCAIRAVKNDQERRWPIAREVFDVYAPLAHRLGIGHLKWELEDLSFRYIYSDAYRKIARLLDGKRLERDRFIARVTEELTGVLEQAGLQFNISGRAKHIYSIWRKMQRKGIGFSQVYDIRAVRILVPEIKDCYATLGLVHGLWRNIPNEFDDYIANPKENGYRSLHTAVIGPEGKILEVQIRTSQMHEEAELGVCAHWRYKGSDSEGGLASSYEEKISWLRQVLDWHEETGDSGEVAEQFSFDLTQDRVYVFTPQGDVINLIQGATPLDFAYHVHTEIGHRCRGAKVNGAIVPLTYTLKTGERVEILTSKQGTPKRDWLQTGLGFLRTSRARAKVQHWFKAQAREDNVDAGRHLLEREFRRLALTSVDYRRVASKVHMPTVDDMYAAVGAGDLSSGTVLNAAQGLVVRRAEPQLPVARPGHGPVSRRQIKVQGVGNLLTHMAGCCKPLPGDAIVGFITQGRGVSIHRSDCGRLMNLQQTSAERIIEVEWGESPRENYEVDVAIEAYDRQGLLRDITGLFANARINVLAINTSTNKKKHTATMRLTVEVPDLGALSKLLERIDRLSNVVSVARVTA from the coding sequence ATGGTGCGAGTGCGCGAGCAGTCCCATTTGTCGGCCAACGGCGAGATCAACCTGGATCGCTGGCTGGCCCAGCTGCCGGTGATACACAGCGAGGAAGAGCAGGCAGTGCTGCTGGAGGCCTGCTGCCTGGCACGTGAAGCCGGCACTGTCAGTGGTCGCGACCTGCCCGATTGGGCCCGGGAGTCCGACTGCTTTGTTACTGGTCTCGACATAGCCCAGATTCTTGCGGAATTGCATGTCGACACCCAGTGCCTTGTTGCTGGCGTGTTGTATCGGGCGGTGCGTGAAGAACGATTGACGCTCGAGATGGTCGGTGAGCGTTTCGGCCCCGGTGTACCCCATCTGATAGGTGGGGTGTTGCGGATGGCTGCCATCAGCGATCTGCGCACCCAGACCGATTCGCCGGTATTGGGGCAGGCGCATGGCCAGAAAGACAATATCCGCAAGATGCTGGTCGCCCTGGTAGACGATGTGCGGGTGGCTCTGATCAAGCTGGCGGAACGCACCTGTGCAATCCGCGCAGTCAAGAATGATCAGGAGCGGCGTTGGCCGATTGCGCGCGAAGTATTCGATGTCTATGCGCCACTGGCACATCGACTGGGCATCGGCCACCTAAAGTGGGAACTGGAAGACCTGTCGTTCCGCTATATCTACAGTGATGCCTACCGCAAGATTGCCCGCTTGCTGGACGGCAAGCGGCTGGAGCGCGACCGCTTTATTGCGCGGGTCACCGAAGAGCTGACCGGTGTGCTGGAGCAGGCGGGTCTGCAGTTCAACATCAGCGGCCGGGCCAAGCACATCTACAGTATCTGGCGCAAAATGCAGCGCAAGGGGATCGGCTTTTCCCAGGTCTATGACATCCGCGCGGTACGCATCCTGGTGCCGGAGATCAAGGATTGCTATGCCACCCTCGGACTGGTGCACGGTCTGTGGCGCAATATCCCCAATGAGTTTGATGATTATATAGCGAACCCCAAGGAGAACGGCTATCGCTCCTTGCACACCGCGGTCATAGGCCCTGAAGGCAAGATCCTGGAAGTGCAGATACGCACCAGCCAGATGCATGAAGAGGCAGAACTGGGGGTGTGTGCACACTGGCGCTACAAGGGCTCGGATTCCGAAGGGGGCCTGGCGAGCAGTTACGAGGAGAAGATCTCATGGCTGCGCCAGGTGCTGGACTGGCACGAGGAAACCGGGGACAGCGGGGAGGTGGCAGAGCAGTTCAGTTTTGATCTGACCCAGGATCGTGTCTATGTATTCACCCCCCAGGGCGATGTGATCAATCTCATCCAGGGCGCGACGCCGCTGGACTTTGCCTATCACGTTCACACCGAAATCGGGCACCGCTGTCGCGGAGCCAAGGTCAACGGTGCCATCGTGCCGTTGACCTATACATTGAAAACCGGCGAACGCGTGGAAATCCTCACCAGCAAGCAGGGGACGCCAAAGCGTGACTGGCTGCAGACGGGGCTGGGCTTTCTGCGCACATCCAGGGCCAGGGCCAAGGTACAGCACTGGTTCAAGGCCCAGGCCAGGGAGGACAATGTGGATGCCGGAAGGCATCTGCTGGAACGGGAGTTCCGGCGACTGGCGCTGACCAGCGTTGACTATCGGCGCGTGGCGAGCAAGGTACACATGCCCACCGTCGATGACATGTACGCGGCGGTCGGTGCTGGCGACCTGTCTTCGGGTACGGTACTGAATGCGGCCCAGGGTCTGGTGGTACGCAGGGCTGAGCCCCAGTTGCCTGTCGCCCGGCCAGGCCACGGACCCGTATCCCGCCGCCAGATCAAGGTGCAGGGCGTGGGAAATCTGCTGACGCATATGGCCGGTTGTTGCAAGCCCCTGCCGGGCGATGCCATTGTCGGGTTCATTACCCAGGGACGAGGCGTCAGTATTCACCGCAGCGATTGCGGCCGGTTGATGAACCTGCAGCAAACCAGCGCTGAGCGAATCATTGAAGTTGAATGGGGCGAGTCGCCGCGGGAAAACTACGAAGTGGATGTGGCGATCGAAGCCTATGATCGTCAGGGTCTGCTGCGCGATATTACCGGCCTGTTTGCGAATGCACGTATCAACGTTCTGGCCATCAATACCTCGACCAACAAAAAAAAACACACTGCGACCATGCGCCTCACGGTGGAAGTGCCGGACCTCGGTGCCCTGTCGAAGCTGCTGGAACGTATCGACCGTCTCAGCAATGTCGTTTCCGTTGCACGTGTCACGGCCTGA
- the mazG gene encoding nucleoside triphosphate pyrophosphohydrolase, translating into MSRAQYTVADLLQVMQRLRDPERGCPWDLKQDFRSIVPSTLEECYELAAAIEHGDYPHVAEELGDVLFQVVFYARLGEEQGLFSFASVVDTLVDKLLRRHPHVFADGRIDGVVDQRVDVAEVKRSWEAIKQSERRSRAQGGVLDDIPIALPALPRAQKLQKRAALVGFDWQEAGAVLVKIDEEIDELRAAVETGSDAEIAAEMGDVLFTCVNLSRHLGLDAEAVLRQASSRFESRFRHMETASAAAGQPDLAQLTVLELEQLWLEAKKRS; encoded by the coding sequence ATGTCCCGAGCCCAATACACTGTTGCCGACCTGCTGCAGGTAATGCAGCGCTTGCGCGATCCGGAGCGCGGTTGTCCCTGGGACCTGAAACAGGATTTCAGGTCCATCGTACCCTCAACACTGGAAGAGTGTTATGAACTGGCGGCGGCCATCGAGCATGGGGATTATCCACATGTGGCCGAGGAACTGGGCGACGTACTGTTCCAGGTTGTTTTTTATGCCCGCCTCGGCGAAGAGCAGGGGCTGTTTTCCTTTGCTTCTGTCGTGGACACGCTGGTGGACAAACTGCTGCGCCGGCATCCCCATGTGTTTGCGGATGGCAGGATTGACGGGGTTGTCGACCAGCGGGTGGATGTGGCCGAGGTGAAGCGCTCCTGGGAAGCGATCAAGCAGTCGGAACGCAGGTCCAGGGCACAGGGCGGGGTGTTGGACGACATCCCCATTGCACTGCCGGCGCTGCCCCGGGCCCAGAAGTTGCAGAAGCGGGCGGCTCTGGTGGGTTTCGACTGGCAGGAGGCCGGCGCCGTCCTGGTCAAGATCGATGAGGAAATTGATGAATTGCGGGCGGCTGTGGAGACGGGCTCAGACGCCGAAATTGCCGCAGAAATGGGTGATGTACTGTTCACCTGCGTCAATCTCAGCCGTCATCTGGGCCTGGATGCGGAAGCGGTATTGCGGCAGGCATCGAGCAGGTTCGAGTCCCGCTTTCGTCACATGGAAACAGCCTCCGCCGCGGCGGGACAACCCGATCTTGCGCAATTGACGGTGCTGGAACTCGAACAGCTTTGGCTCGAAGCCAAGAAAAGATCCTGA
- a CDS encoding TonB-dependent receptor has protein sequence MSNINSPALFLAKTAVIVACAAVCSMPGLAAGAEQVLVSAKRIDEDATRLPLAWSAVGDSALSLTAHTHPNEIMQRVSGAWISRGNGQESLTALRSPVLTGAGGCGSFFMALDGISLRAPGFCNVNQLFDANIEQAGRIEVIKGPAGAIYGSNAMHGVINILSAAPAADQGQLLSLESGPDDYYRAKYQYSDSDGAHGLSLRLHAATDGGYQDESGYEQQKLTLRHDYSGRVWQLRSVVDGANLEQETAGFIQGFRAYADSARKRDNPNPEAYRDAWSLRAYTEASRELENDFRLSITPYLRRNRMEFLQHFFPWQPVEHNGHESLGLRTAIHRDNDLMSWAAGADIDYTEGWLRETQSEDFSPNQPAGVHYDYRVQATQSALYSQLRLDLTERWTLDGGLRLEHTRYDYDNRAADGPACAPGASACRFFRVADRTDSFTDWTFNAGASLVLVPDHIAYLRAASGFRAPETSELYRLQAGQSVAELDSEVIDNVELGLRGATDAGLAYQLSLYHMNKDEVIFQDADRRNVSGAKTDHSGLEVSLSYRPGSRWYGELDVTAARHRYGNNALPLGVNLPIKGNDIDTAPRLFGSARLGWSFAPRFGEPTVAELEWVYMDDYYLEPENRFEYEGHSLLNLRLSGALTPRLGASVRVTNLLGEDYAERADVGFGQYRYFVGHPASLFVELRYRWGRG, from the coding sequence ATGTCCAACATCAACTCCCCTGCCCTCTTCCTGGCAAAGACCGCTGTCATTGTTGCTTGTGCAGCGGTATGCAGCATGCCCGGCCTGGCCGCCGGAGCCGAGCAGGTACTGGTCAGCGCCAAGCGGATCGATGAAGATGCCACCCGCCTGCCGCTGGCGTGGTCCGCGGTGGGTGACAGCGCGCTTTCGCTGACCGCTCATACCCATCCCAACGAAATCATGCAGCGGGTATCCGGCGCCTGGATCAGTCGCGGCAACGGCCAGGAAAGCCTGACCGCGTTGCGCTCCCCGGTACTGACAGGCGCCGGTGGCTGTGGCTCCTTTTTCATGGCGCTGGACGGGATCAGCCTGCGGGCACCAGGGTTTTGCAACGTCAACCAGCTGTTCGATGCCAATATCGAACAGGCGGGCCGCATCGAGGTGATCAAGGGTCCCGCCGGTGCCATCTATGGCTCCAACGCAATGCACGGCGTCATCAATATCCTCAGTGCGGCGCCAGCAGCGGATCAGGGACAGTTGCTGTCGCTGGAATCCGGACCGGATGATTACTATCGGGCCAAATACCAGTACAGCGACAGCGATGGCGCTCACGGTCTCAGCCTGCGCCTGCACGCCGCCACCGACGGCGGTTACCAGGATGAGTCGGGTTATGAGCAGCAGAAGCTGACCCTGCGCCACGACTACAGCGGCCGGGTATGGCAGCTGCGAAGCGTCGTCGACGGCGCCAACCTGGAACAGGAAACCGCGGGCTTCATCCAGGGCTTCAGGGCCTATGCCGACAGTGCCCGCAAACGCGACAACCCCAACCCGGAAGCCTACCGCGACGCCTGGTCCCTGCGCGCCTACACCGAGGCCAGCCGCGAGCTGGAGAACGACTTCCGGCTCAGCATTACACCCTATCTGCGGCGCAACCGGATGGAGTTCCTGCAGCATTTTTTCCCGTGGCAACCAGTGGAACACAATGGTCACGAGTCGCTGGGATTGCGCACGGCCATCCACCGCGACAACGACCTCATGAGCTGGGCAGCGGGAGCCGATATCGACTATACCGAGGGCTGGTTGCGGGAGACCCAAAGCGAGGACTTCAGCCCCAATCAACCAGCGGGTGTGCACTACGATTATCGGGTGCAGGCCACCCAGAGTGCCCTTTACAGCCAGTTGCGCCTGGACTTGACTGAACGCTGGACCCTGGACGGCGGGCTGCGACTGGAGCATACCCGCTACGACTACGACAACCGCGCCGCCGACGGCCCGGCCTGTGCTCCCGGCGCCAGTGCCTGCCGCTTCTTCCGGGTAGCAGACCGCACTGACAGCTTTACAGACTGGACCTTCAATGCGGGTGCCAGCCTGGTGCTGGTACCGGACCATATCGCCTATTTGCGTGCGGCCAGCGGTTTTCGGGCACCGGAAACCAGCGAGCTGTACCGCCTGCAAGCAGGCCAGTCGGTCGCCGAGCTCGATTCCGAAGTGATCGACAATGTGGAGCTGGGCCTGCGGGGCGCTACTGACGCGGGCCTGGCCTACCAGCTATCGCTGTATCACATGAACAAAGATGAGGTGATTTTCCAGGACGCAGACCGGCGCAATGTCAGCGGCGCCAAAACCGATCATAGCGGTTTGGAGGTCAGTCTCAGCTACCGCCCCGGTAGCCGCTGGTACGGCGAGCTGGATGTCACCGCCGCGCGCCACCGCTACGGCAACAACGCGCTGCCATTGGGGGTAAACCTGCCAATCAAAGGCAACGACATCGACACGGCGCCGCGCCTGTTCGGCAGCGCCCGGCTGGGCTGGAGCTTCGCTCCCCGTTTTGGCGAGCCGACCGTAGCGGAGCTCGAATGGGTGTACATGGATGACTACTATCTGGAACCGGAAAATCGCTTTGAATACGAGGGCCATTCGCTGCTGAATCTGCGCCTCAGTGGCGCGCTGACACCGCGCCTGGGCGCCAGCGTGAGAGTCACCAACCTGTTGGGCGAGGACTACGCCGAGCGGGCCGATGTGGGCTTCGGACAATACCGCTATTTCGTCGGACACCCTGCCAGCCTGTTCGTGGAATTGCGGTACCGCTGGGGGCGCGGCTGA
- a CDS encoding M18 family aminopeptidase has protein sequence MSQTQFNQRLLSFLEQATTPFHAVEQMVLQLEAAGFRPLSGAGNLQAGQRYYLTRNDSSLLAFIIGSDAPPATGMRMVGAHTDSPCLMVKPRPEKLRSGYFQLGVEVYGGALLNPWFDRDLSLAGRVSFAGSGGQLRTALVDFRQPLAVIPSLAIHLDREANQNRSVNPQTDILPVLAIADGQDKPDFRDLLAGRLREEYPGLEVGRILDYELSFYDSQPAALVGLGGDFIASARLDNLLSCFTGMDALLQADGTQSCLLVCNDHEEVGSLSTAGAQGPLLLSTLRRIAGSEEQLSSLVQASMMISADNAHGLHPNYADRHDDNHGPRLNAGPVIKVNANQRYATNAETAGFFRLLAEREQVPVQSFVVRTDMACGSTIGPITAGGTGIRTLDIGVPTFAMHSIRELAGSEDAANLARVLQRFYNHQGSLTPA, from the coding sequence ATGTCCCAGACTCAGTTCAACCAGCGCCTGCTCAGCTTTCTCGAGCAGGCTACTACGCCATTTCATGCGGTCGAGCAGATGGTGTTGCAACTGGAGGCAGCCGGTTTTCGGCCTCTGTCCGGTGCCGGCAATTTGCAGGCCGGGCAGCGCTACTATCTCACCCGCAATGACAGCTCGCTGCTGGCCTTTATCATCGGCAGTGATGCCCCGCCTGCGACCGGCATGCGCATGGTCGGTGCCCACACCGACAGCCCCTGTCTGATGGTAAAGCCCAGGCCTGAGAAACTGCGCAGCGGCTATTTCCAGCTGGGAGTGGAGGTCTACGGCGGTGCGCTGCTCAACCCCTGGTTTGATCGCGATCTTTCCCTGGCCGGACGGGTCAGTTTTGCCGGCAGCGGCGGACAATTGCGCACCGCACTGGTGGATTTCCGGCAGCCGCTGGCGGTGATACCCAGCCTGGCGATTCATCTGGACCGGGAGGCCAACCAGAATCGCAGTGTCAATCCGCAAACCGACATACTCCCGGTGCTTGCCATAGCTGATGGCCAGGATAAACCTGATTTTCGCGACTTGCTGGCCGGGCGCTTGCGGGAAGAGTACCCGGGCCTGGAGGTCGGCCGGATACTGGACTATGAGTTGTCATTCTATGACAGTCAGCCGGCGGCACTGGTGGGACTGGGCGGCGACTTTATCGCGTCAGCGCGTCTGGACAACCTGCTTAGCTGTTTTACGGGAATGGATGCGCTGTTGCAGGCGGACGGCACCCAGAGTTGCCTGCTGGTATGCAATGATCACGAGGAGGTCGGCAGCCTGTCCACGGCCGGTGCCCAGGGGCCGCTGTTGCTCTCCACCTTGCGGCGTATTGCCGGCAGCGAGGAACAGTTGTCCAGCCTGGTACAGGCGTCAATGATGATCTCTGCCGACAATGCCCATGGCCTGCACCCGAACTATGCGGATCGCCATGATGACAATCACGGGCCAAGACTGAACGCGGGCCCCGTTATCAAGGTCAATGCCAACCAGCGCTATGCTACCAATGCCGAAACCGCCGGTTTTTTCCGCCTGCTGGCGGAACGGGAACAGGTGCCGGTACAGAGCTTCGTCGTGCGCACGGACATGGCCTGTGGCAGTACCATCGGACCCATCACTGCAGGCGGTACCGGCATCCGTACGCTGGACATAGGGGTTCCCACCTTTGCAATGCACTCAATTCGCGAGCTGGCGGGCAGCGAGGACGCAGCCAACCTGGCGCGCGTACTGCAGCGCTTCTACAACCACCAGGGTTCGCTGACACCGGCCTGA
- the tsaB gene encoding tRNA (adenosine(37)-N6)-threonylcarbamoyltransferase complex dimerization subunit type 1 TsaB, with protein MTSILAIDTSTEACSVALSRNGVISGIHEIVPRRHSQRLLAMLQDLLPEGIAADGGLDAIAYGSGPGSFTGLRIAASAVQGLCFAAALPALPVSTLACQVQTALRLGLIGEGEAVLSTLDAHIGELYWALYQIEDGLPQALTAAAASKPEQLDLAGSGTLVAIGSGLHYLEHFRAATQERLSRRHPDLLPAARDLLPLAQHALARGQVQMAEQVCPVYVRDEISWKKIAEQGPRS; from the coding sequence ATGACAAGTATCCTGGCAATAGACACATCGACGGAAGCCTGTTCAGTTGCACTGTCGCGCAATGGCGTAATTTCCGGGATACATGAGATCGTGCCGCGACGGCACAGTCAACGCCTGCTGGCCATGCTGCAGGATTTGCTGCCAGAAGGAATCGCTGCCGACGGAGGGCTGGATGCGATAGCCTATGGCAGTGGCCCGGGTTCTTTCACAGGCCTGCGAATTGCCGCCAGTGCAGTACAGGGCCTGTGTTTTGCAGCGGCTCTGCCCGCGTTGCCAGTGTCGACGCTGGCTTGCCAGGTGCAGACAGCCTTGCGTCTGGGCCTGATCGGCGAAGGGGAGGCGGTGCTCAGCACTCTCGATGCCCATATCGGCGAGTTGTACTGGGCACTGTATCAGATTGAAGACGGGCTGCCGCAAGCTCTCACCGCAGCGGCTGCTTCCAAACCTGAGCAGCTGGATTTGGCCGGTAGCGGTACCCTGGTCGCCATCGGCAGCGGCCTGCACTATCTGGAACACTTCCGTGCGGCCACCCAGGAGCGTCTGTCACGGCGCCATCCAGATCTGCTGCCCGCAGCACGGGACCTGCTGCCACTGGCGCAACATGCACTGGCGCGGGGGCAGGTGCAGATGGCAGAGCAGGTCTGCCCGGTCTATGTTCGGGACGAAATCAGCTGGAAGAAAATCGCCGAGCAGGGACCGCGTTCATGA
- the trpS gene encoding tryptophan--tRNA ligase encodes MTKPRVLTGITTTGTPHLGNFVGAIRPSIAASRDDSTESFFFLADLHALIKCQDPSLVRQSSKEIAATWLALGLDTERAVFYRQSDIPEITELTWVLCCNAAKGLMNRAHAYKAAVQVNEEAGEDPDYGITMGLFNYPILMAADILLFNAQRVPVGRDQIQHLEMARDIAQRFNHNFAELFTLPEAIVEEHVAVLQGLDGRKMSKSYSNTIPLFLPEKQLRKHINKIKTNLQEPGEPKDPADSTVFQIWAAFASAGETARMRREFEAGIAWGEAKRQLFELVNGELAAARERYQELMANPGHIEQVLQRGAERARSISAPLLRQVREAVGISPMS; translated from the coding sequence ATGACCAAGCCACGGGTTCTCACCGGTATTACCACTACGGGCACGCCCCACCTGGGCAACTTCGTTGGGGCGATCCGTCCCTCGATAGCCGCGTCCAGGGACGACAGCACCGAGTCGTTTTTCTTTCTTGCCGATCTGCATGCGCTGATCAAGTGCCAGGATCCATCCCTGGTGCGCCAGTCGAGCAAGGAGATTGCCGCCACTTGGCTGGCGCTGGGCCTGGATACCGAGCGCGCGGTTTTTTACCGTCAGTCCGACATTCCCGAAATTACCGAGTTGACCTGGGTGCTGTGCTGCAATGCGGCCAAGGGCCTGATGAACCGCGCGCACGCCTACAAGGCCGCGGTGCAGGTCAATGAGGAAGCAGGAGAAGATCCTGACTACGGAATTACCATGGGTCTGTTCAATTATCCCATACTGATGGCGGCCGATATCCTGCTGTTCAATGCCCAGCGGGTGCCGGTGGGACGCGACCAGATCCAGCATCTGGAGATGGCGCGGGACATCGCCCAGCGCTTCAACCATAATTTTGCCGAGTTGTTTACCCTGCCCGAGGCGATAGTCGAAGAGCACGTGGCGGTGTTACAGGGCCTGGATGGTCGCAAGATGAGCAAAAGCTATAGTAATACCATTCCGTTGTTTCTGCCCGAGAAGCAGCTGCGCAAGCACATTAACAAGATCAAGACCAACCTGCAGGAACCGGGAGAACCCAAGGATCCTGCTGATTCCACTGTGTTTCAAATCTGGGCCGCCTTTGCGAGTGCCGGAGAAACCGCGCGCATGCGGCGCGAGTTCGAGGCGGGAATTGCCTGGGGTGAGGCCAAACGGCAATTGTTCGAGCTGGTGAACGGTGAGTTGGCCGCCGCCCGCGAGCGCTACCAGGAGCTGATGGCGAACCCGGGGCATATCGAGCAAGTACTGCAGCGCGGCGCGGAGCGGGCCCGCAGTATCAGCGCTCCGCTGTTGCGGCAGGTTCGGGAGGCGGTGGGAATTTCACCGATGTCCTAG
- the mobA gene encoding molybdenum cofactor guanylyltransferase MobA, with protein sequence MTTEKPQGLLLAGGAGRRVQGRDKGLLVWRGKPLVQWVAERLRPQVTTLTISCNRNRHSYDRYADRTVTDFPEQESRGPLAGILSLAPFVAREDYLLVCPCDTPLVPEDLAARLVAALESRPDLAVSYAHDARRAHYLHAVLRGDCLTSLPQYLQSGQRSVRGWYAQLATIAADFSDCPDAFANLNLGDNTE encoded by the coding sequence ATGACGACAGAAAAACCGCAGGGACTGCTGCTGGCAGGTGGAGCTGGTAGGCGAGTACAGGGCCGCGACAAGGGTCTGCTGGTATGGCGTGGCAAACCCCTGGTGCAATGGGTAGCAGAGCGGCTGCGACCACAGGTCACAACATTGACCATCAGCTGCAATCGCAACCGACATAGTTACGACCGTTACGCCGACAGAACTGTCACGGATTTCCCCGAACAAGAGTCCCGGGGTCCGCTTGCCGGCATACTGTCGCTGGCGCCGTTCGTGGCCAGGGAAGACTATCTGCTCGTCTGCCCCTGCGATACTCCGCTGGTACCGGAGGATCTGGCGGCACGGCTGGTGGCCGCGCTGGAAAGTCGGCCGGACCTGGCAGTGAGCTACGCCCACGATGCCCGGCGGGCCCACTATCTGCACGCGGTATTACGCGGCGACTGTCTCACGTCCCTGCCCCAATACCTGCAGTCAGGCCAGCGATCGGTACGGGGCTGGTATGCACAACTGGCGACGATTGCAGCCGATTTCAGTGACTGTCCAGATGCCTTTGCCAATCTGAATCTTGGGGACAATACGGAATGA
- a CDS encoding undecaprenyl-diphosphate phosphatase, with product MDWLQLALLALLQGVTEFLPISSSAHLVIPALVLGWEDQGLAFDVAVHVGTLLAVMLYYRRELWQMAVSCAGLVRGQPINDDVRLVWWLAVATAPVCIVGFLADDFIESRLRSLPVIATTTLVFGLLLGLADRRARAGGEPRALGVLAAVVIGLAQALAPIPGVSRSGITISAGLLLGLSRQLAARFAFLLSIPVIAGAGLLKGLQLANGAVAVNWYLLAMAALISAVTAYACIGLFLRLLDRVGLMPFVYYRVALAALLYALWMF from the coding sequence ATGGATTGGTTGCAGCTGGCGTTGCTGGCATTACTGCAGGGGGTGACGGAATTTCTGCCCATTTCCAGTTCCGCCCACCTGGTCATTCCGGCGCTGGTGCTGGGCTGGGAGGATCAGGGGCTGGCCTTCGACGTGGCGGTGCATGTGGGCACCCTGCTCGCGGTCATGCTGTACTATCGGCGCGAGCTTTGGCAGATGGCGGTGAGTTGCGCAGGCTTGGTGCGCGGTCAGCCGATCAATGACGACGTACGTCTGGTGTGGTGGCTGGCAGTGGCGACAGCGCCTGTCTGTATCGTTGGTTTCCTGGCGGACGATTTTATCGAGTCGCGGCTGCGCAGCCTGCCGGTAATCGCCACAACGACGCTGGTATTCGGATTGCTGCTCGGGCTTGCCGACCGCAGAGCCCGTGCTGGTGGTGAGCCGCGGGCGCTTGGCGTGCTGGCCGCAGTGGTGATCGGTCTGGCGCAGGCACTGGCACCCATCCCCGGTGTGTCGCGTTCGGGGATCACGATTTCCGCCGGGTTGCTGTTGGGCTTGAGTCGTCAGCTGGCGGCACGCTTTGCTTTCCTGCTCTCAATCCCGGTGATTGCGGGAGCGGGGTTGCTGAAGGGCCTGCAGCTGGCCAACGGCGCGGTCGCCGTCAACTGGTATCTGTTGGCCATGGCAGCGCTGATCTCGGCGGTCACCGCCTACGCCTGTATAGGCCTGTTCCTGCGTCTGCTGGATCGTGTGGGATTGATGCCTTTCGTATACTATCGGGTGGCGCTTGCGGCGCTGCTGTACGCGCTGTGGATGTTCTGA
- the adk gene encoding adenylate kinase produces MRLILLGAPGAGKGTQAQFIREKFSIPQISTGDMLRAAVKAGSELGVAAKTVMDAGGLVSDDIIIGLVKERIKQPDCRNGFLFDGFPRTIPQAEAMVEAGVDIDHVVEIAVDEEEIVSRLSGRRVHPASGRVYHVTHNPPRREGLDDETGEPLVQRDDDKEETVRKRLQVYQQQTRPLVEFYRSMSGPRAPACHRVEGVGSVDDIRGKVMAVLEQ; encoded by the coding sequence ATGCGATTGATACTCTTGGGCGCTCCGGGCGCCGGTAAAGGTACCCAGGCCCAGTTCATCAGGGAGAAGTTTTCGATACCGCAAATATCGACGGGCGATATGTTGCGCGCTGCGGTCAAGGCGGGCTCGGAGCTTGGCGTAGCGGCGAAAACCGTAATGGATGCAGGCGGGTTGGTATCCGACGATATTATCATCGGCCTGGTCAAGGAACGAATAAAGCAGCCCGACTGCCGCAATGGTTTCCTGTTTGATGGATTTCCCCGAACGATTCCGCAGGCCGAAGCAATGGTTGAGGCCGGCGTGGATATTGACCATGTTGTGGAAATTGCAGTGGACGAAGAAGAAATCGTGTCCCGTTTGAGCGGCCGTCGCGTTCATCCTGCCTCAGGTAGAGTCTATCATGTCACACATAATCCTCCCCGGCGGGAAGGTCTGGACGACGAAACGGGTGAGCCGCTGGTGCAGCGCGATGACGACAAAGAAGAGACTGTGCGCAAACGTTTACAGGTTTATCAGCAACAAACCCGGCCCCTGGTGGAATTTTATCGCAGCATGTCAGGCCCCCGGGCGCCGGCTTGTCACCGGGTTGAGGGCGTTGGCAGCGTCGATGATATTCGCGGGAAAGTCATGGCAGTACTGGAGCAATAA